In the genome of Lathyrus oleraceus cultivar Zhongwan6 chromosome 4, CAAS_Psat_ZW6_1.0, whole genome shotgun sequence, the window CCTTCTTCACGACCTCGATCTACCGTTGTTCTTCTCTTTGGCCTAGAGGAACTTCCAGATCGACATTCAttctgaagttgttgttcttCATCACTGTCGTCCATAAATTCTTCTTCAACCAACTCCTAAAATTCTTGATCGTAATTATCTGAATTGTCTGAATCCATTTAGTGAGTAAAGAATGAGAGAAAAATGAGAAGAATAAGATGAGAATGAGAGAACAATGACATAAGTGGTAGTATATATAATGGTTTGAATAACGGCTAGTTTGAATAACGGCTAGTTTAAATTAAAGTGGTAGTTTGAATAATGGCTAATTTAAATTAAAGTGGTACTAATGACCATTTTACATAGGTGTTGATAAATTAAAGTGGTACTAATGACCATTTTACATAAGTGATACTAACTACattccatatttttttttcatctTATTACAATATTTTTCATGAATATCTCGTTGACTATCGTTCATAATAGAAGTGTCTTTCATCATCATTTGCACTATCCTTAATTCTAGCTCGTCCTCCTTAGCTTGCGCAAGGCTGTCCATTGTTATTGCTCTTTTATTCTTTGCATCTTGCGTTGCATTTGGAATTTCTGATGCCTTACCCTTCCTTTTTGCTGCTTTTTGTCCCATTGGACGCTCCATTGGTGATGATGAGTTAAACTCATAACTTGAAGTTGTATCTGGGTTCTCCGATGATGCCCCACTAGCATAAGTCTTTGTTATTTTTGCAGAACTTCCAATCGATTCTTCGACGATGCGCCACTTAGCTTCATCTTTTAACAATCGCCATGCATACTCAAGATTGAATGTTGTACCTTGATCCTAAGCAAAAATAGCATGTGCATCTGCCATGACATCGGTCTCGGATGTCCCACTTTTCTTTCCTTTAAGAGCAATTTTGTAACACCCAACAAATTTTTGAACCATGCCATTTATTCTATGCCATCGATATTTTAACTGTCCCCCTAACTTTTCCTGCAATTGCCCACGATATTGGTTATAACTAGCAACAATTCTTAACCAAAAACTCTCAGCCTTTTGATCAACTCCCACAATTGGATCCTTTGAAACATTGAGCCATGATTGGATAAGTAGTATATCCTCTTCCCTTGTAAATTGCTCTCGAGATTTTTTTTTAACGACAACCCTTTCTTCTTTTTCAGTACCAACTTGAGTAGAAAATGGTGGGACTTGAGTAGAAAATGGTGGAACTTTAGTAGAGAATTCCATACTATTAGAATTCATTTGAGGTATTGGATACATATTTGGATTGTTTGGTGACGGAAGAAATATGACGGGGTTTGTTGGCATCAGTGGAATTTGAGAATTTTGAGGATTAGGATTTTGATAATTTTGCATGTAATTGAAAAAAGCTTGTTGATAATGAAAATGATTAGGATCCATTTGGCCTAAACAATTGTAATTTGAAGTAAAAAGATGAAATTTTGAGTTAaatattttgtaaaaaaaatgCTAATGAGaaaaaattgttgaaaaaaatttaaaagtataggaataaaatgatgaaatagtgagagagaaatttcaaattgaagaGAAAATAAAAGTGAGAGAAATTTGTG includes:
- the LOC127135731 gene encoding glutathione S-transferase T3-like; amino-acid sequence: MDPNHFHYQQAFFNYMQNYQNPNPQNSQIPLMPTNPVIFLPSPNNPNMYPIPQMNSNSMEFSTKVPPFSTQVPPFSTQVGTEKEERVVVKKKSREQFTREEDILLIQSWLNVSKDPIVGVDQKAESFWLRIVASYNQYRGQLQEKLGGQLKYRWHRINGMVQKFVGCYKIALKGKKSGTSETDVMADAHAIFA